Proteins co-encoded in one Ziziphus jujuba cultivar Dongzao chromosome 9, ASM3175591v1 genomic window:
- the LOC107427125 gene encoding protein VACUOLELESS GAMETOPHYTES, which translates to MKMDKEISHPIHPRNNHKLKLEYTEVPFNCDGCKEAGIGLKYKCQLCEFDLHKSCAMAAPSLTHKFYNKCVFQLLYRPPGEIRRYCDACRKDVQGFVYHCRRCGFDLHPCCANLPQVLDDGECHLRLCMKLSSSCHRCGGKGPGWAYRSECNSYNLHVSCVKELLVESWQAMYLNVDKNKVRELQTRIPSLRGTLQNHHGGGGGRGRMRKCCEIAGGAVRIIVSAILGDPTALIAAAVGGFMSK; encoded by the coding sequence atgaagATGGACAAAGAAATCTCTCATCCAATCCACCCACGCAACAATCACAAGCTCAAACTCGAATACACCGAGGTTCCATTCAACTGCGACGGCTGCAAAGAAGCCGGTATAGGCCTCAAATACAAGTGCCAACTATGCGAGTTCGATCTCCACAAGTCATGTGCAATGGCAGCTCCAAGTCTCACACACAAATTCTACAACAAATGCGTCTTCCAGCTCCTCTACAGGCCGCCTGGAGAGATCAGGAGGTACTGCGATGCGTGCAGGAAAGACGTCCAGGGCTTCGTCTATCACTGCAGGAGATGCGGTTTTGATCTGCATCCTTGCTGTGCAAACCTCCCGCAAGTGCTGGACGATGGGGAGTGCCATCTTCGACTTTGCATGAAGCTCTCGAGCTCGTGCCACCGCTGCGGTGGCAAAGGACCTGGTTGGGCGTACAGGTCTGAATGCAATTCGTATAATCTCCATGTTTCGTGCGTGAAAGAATTGCTAGTGGAGAGCTGGCAAGCCATGTATTTGAATGTGGACAAGAACAAGGTAAGGGAGTTGCAGACGAGGATTCCGAGCCTCAGAGGAACTCTTCAGAACCATCATGGAGGAGGGGGAGGAAGAGGGAGGATGAGGAAATGCTGTGAGATTGCTGGTGGGGCTGTGAGGATTATTGTGTCTGCCATTCTTGGAGATCCTACTGCTTTGATAGCTGCTGCGGTTGGGGGATTCATGTCTAAATAG
- the LOC107427121 gene encoding protein FAR1-RELATED SEQUENCE 9: MSGSRQRTLGGGGQHVLDYLKRMQAENPAFFYAVQGDNEHSSGNIFWADATSRMNYTYFGDAVTFDTAYRANRYRVPFASFTGLNHHGQPVLFGCALILNESESSFIWLFQTWLHAMSGHHPVSITMEPDRLIQVAVAQVLPETRYRICKWSIFRESQEKLAHLYQSHPTFETEFKRCVNDSETNDEFESNWKSLLERYYIMDNEWLQSMYSARQQWVPVYMRDAFFGELSVSEGSGGLNLFFDGYINASTTIQMLVKQYEKAIVGWHEKELKADYDTTNTTPVLKTPSPMEKQAASLYTRRIFKKFQEELVETLANPATKVDDSGTVATYRVAKFGEDHKAHAVSFNSFEMKATCSCQMFEHLGIICRHILAVFRAKNVLTLPSQYVLKRWTRNARTGAVLDERASELPNNSRESLTVRYNNLRQEAIKYVEEGAKSIHIYNVAMDALQEAAKKVAAVKSQGSGATQGGNLSNGGSQELHATEENQMSAYPSVDEKEKKIHELTAELENTNQRCEVYRANLLAVLRDMEDQKLKLSVKVQNARLSLKE; encoded by the exons ATGAGTGGCAGCAGACAAAGGACCCTTGGGGGAGGGGGTCAACATGTGTTGGACTACTTGAAACGAATGCAAGCTGAGAATCCTGCATTCTTTTATGCAGTTCAAGGCGATAATGAGCACTCCAGTGGAAATATATTCTGGGCAGATGCAACATCCAGGATGAACTATACGTACTTTGGAGATGCTGTTACATTTGACACAGCATATAGAGCAAACCGCTATAGGGTACCATTTGCCTCTTTTACAGGGTTGAATCATCATGGGCAGCCAGTGTTGTTTGGCTGTGCCTTAATTCTTAATGAATCTGAGTCCTCTTTTATTTGGCTGTTCCAAACATGGCTTCATGCGATGTCTGGACACCACCCTGTCTCTATTACAATGGAACCAGATAGACTTATACAAGTTGCTGTTGCACAAGTTCTTCCTGAAACCCGATATCGTATCTGCAAATGGTCCATATTTAGAGAAAGCCAGGAGAAACTGGCTCATCTCTACCAATCTCATCCTACTTTTGAAACTGAATTTAAGAGGTGTGTTAATGACAGTGAGACAAATGATGAGTTTGAGTCAAACTGGAAATCTCTTCTTGAGAGGTACTATATCATGGATAATGAATGGCTTCAATCAATGTACTCTGCCCGACAACAGTGGGTCCCAGTTTACATGAGAGATGCATTTTTTGGAGAATTATCTGTGAGTGAGGGAAGTGGAGGTTTGAATTTGTTCTTTGATGGCTATATTAATGCATCCACAACCATACAAATGTTGGTTAAACAATACGAGAAAGCTATTGTGGGTTGGCATGAAAAGGAATTAAAAGCAGATTATGACACTACTAACACTACACCTGTTCTGAAGACGCCATCTCCAATGGAGAAACAAGCTGCAAGCCTTTATACTAGAAGAATATTCAAGAAGTTCCAGGAGGAATTGGTTGAGACTCTTGCTAACCCTGCAACCAAAGTAGATGACTCAGGAACAGTTGCCACCTATCGAGTGGCCAAATTTGGGGAGGACCACAAAGCACATGCAGTTAGTTTCAATTCTTTTGAGATGAAAGCTACTTGTAGCTGTCAGATGTTTGAACATTTGGGAATAATATGTAGGCACATATTAGCCGTTTTTCGAGCCAAAAATGTTCTTACACTTCCTTCTCAATATGTACTGAAACGGTGGACAAGAAATGCCAGGACTGGAGCTGTTCTGGATGAGCGTGCTTCTGAATTGCCTAACAACTCTCGAGAGTCTCTAACTGTACGGTACAACAATCTACGCCAGGAAGCAATCAAATATGTGGAAGAAGGTGCTAAAtccattcatatatataatgtggCCATGGATGCTCTACAAGAGGCTGCTAAGAAGGTTGCTGCTGTAAAGAGTCAAGGTTCTGGAGCTACACAAGGTGGTAATCTGTCCAATGGTGGTAGCCAAGAGTTGCATGCAACTGAAGAAAATCAAATGTCAGCGTATCCATCTGTA gatgaaaaggaaaagaaaattcacGAGTTGACTGCAGAGTTGGAGAACACAAATCAGCGCTGTGAAGTGTATCGAGCCAATTTACTTGCTGTTCTGAGAGATATGGAGGATCAGAAGTTAAAGCTTTCAGTGAAGGTTCAAAATGCAAGGCTTAGTTTGAAAGAGTGA